Proteins from a single region of Acinonyx jubatus isolate Ajub_Pintada_27869175 chromosome D3, VMU_Ajub_asm_v1.0, whole genome shotgun sequence:
- the ALKBH2 gene encoding DNA oxidative demethylase ALKBH2: MDRFLVKGALGDLLGKREREASGEGPAGPQADQEGGRKRPKAETPGNAGHQAGPSWQHIRAEGLSCDYTVLFGKAEADKIFQELEREVEYFTGALARVQVFGKWHSVPRKQATYGNPGLTYTFSGLTLSPKPWIPVLERVRDRVSAVTGETFNFVLVNRYKDGRDHIGEHRDDERELAPGSPIASVSFGACRDFFFRHKDSRGKQPSRKVEVVRLQLAHGSLLMMNHPTNTHWYHSLPVRKKILAPRVNLTFRKILPTKK, translated from the exons ATGGACAGATTCCTGGTGAAAGGGGCGTTAGGGGACCTTTTGGGAAAGAGGGAGCGAGAGGCGAGCGGAGAAGGTCCAGCAGGCCCGCAAGCGGACCAGGAGGGTGGCAGGAAAAGGCCAAAGGCGGAGACCCCGGGGAATGCAGGCCACCAGGCCGGCCCCAGCTGGCAGCACATCCGGGCTGAGGGCCTGAGCTGTGATTACACAGTCCTGTTTGGCAAAGCCGAAGCAGACAAGATTTTCCAGGAGCTGGAGCGGGAAGTGGAGTATTTTACAG GCGCGCTGGCCAGGGTCCAGGTGTTTGGGAAGTGGCACAGTGTGCCCAGGAAGCAGGCGACCTATGGCAACCCCGGGCTGACCTACACGTTTTCGGGCCTTACTCTGTCTCCAAAGCCCTGGATCCCAGTTCTAGAGCGCGTCCGGGATCGTGTTTCTGCAGTGACTGGAGAGACCTTCAACTTTGTGCTCGTTAACAG GTACAAAGATGGCCGTGACCACATCGGCGAACACAGAGATGATGAAAGGGAACTGGCTCCCGGGAGCCCCATAGCCTCGGTCTCCTTTGGGGCCTGCAGAGATTTCTTCTTCCGGCATAAGGATTCTCGGGGGAAGCAGCCCTCCCGGAAGGTGGAGGTGGTCAGGCTTCAGCTGGCCCACGGAAGTTTGCTTATGATGAACCACCCGACCAACACTCACTGGTATCACAGTCTCCCCGTCCGAAAGAAGATTCTAGCTCCACGGGTCAATCTGACATTTCGCAAAATTCTGCctactaaaaagtaa